From a region of the Sandaracinaceae bacterium genome:
- a CDS encoding carboxymuconolactone decarboxylase family protein encodes MSARPPRIRPGNLRDLGLVNGLLARALGAASGGPPPNIFLTLGRHRSLFRKWLLFAGGLMPGGTLRRSESELVILCVATSMRCPYEWDHHERLAKRAGVSDEAIECVRQGELDADCFTSRERAFLRACQDLYERREILEDTWRELAELASEVEIIELCLLVGHYQMLAMTLNTLRVPLDAR; translated from the coding sequence GTGAGCGCGCGTCCCCCACGCATCCGGCCCGGCAACCTGCGTGACCTGGGCCTGGTCAATGGGCTGCTGGCGCGCGCGCTCGGCGCGGCCAGCGGTGGACCGCCACCCAACATCTTCCTCACGCTGGGCCGGCACCGCTCGCTGTTCCGCAAGTGGCTGCTGTTCGCGGGTGGTCTCATGCCGGGCGGCACGCTGCGCCGGAGCGAGAGCGAGCTGGTGATCCTGTGCGTGGCCACCAGCATGCGCTGCCCCTACGAATGGGACCACCACGAGCGCCTGGCCAAGCGCGCTGGCGTGTCCGACGAAGCCATCGAGTGCGTGCGGCAGGGGGAGCTGGACGCCGACTGCTTCACGTCGCGCGAGCGGGCGTTCCTGCGCGCCTGCCAAGACCTCTACGAGCGGCGCGAGATCCTGGAGGACACGTGGCGCGAGCTGGCCGAGCTGGCGAGCGAGGTGGAGATCATCGAGCTGTGCCTGCTGGTGGGGCACTACCAGATGCTGGCCATGACGCTCAACACGCTGCGCGTGCCGCTGGACGCCCGCTGA
- a CDS encoding SDR family oxidoreductase, translating into MTQLAGKKTLITGAGSGIGKALALLAAQKGARLILTDVNRATLDAVAAEVRQRGGQVLLARAFDIADYEAVRAFAEEVSREHGSADVLVNNAGIAIWGRVESMAHADWRKVVDVNLMGPIHVIEAFVPGMIAAGRGGHIVNVSSAAGLFGLPWHAAYSASKFGLRGVSEVLRFDLERHGIEVSLVCPGGVNTGLVSTVKVAGADPSSPAFQRLRARFEKHAVTPEHAAACIVRGVERNQYMVYTSVDIRVGQWWKEKFPWPYEQVMRRLNREFDGVAAKPGAAP; encoded by the coding sequence ATGACACAGCTCGCAGGCAAGAAGACGCTCATCACGGGAGCCGGCAGCGGCATCGGCAAGGCGCTGGCGTTGCTGGCGGCGCAGAAGGGCGCACGCCTGATCCTGACTGACGTGAACCGCGCCACGCTCGACGCCGTGGCCGCGGAGGTCCGGCAGCGCGGTGGCCAGGTGCTGCTCGCACGCGCCTTCGACATCGCCGACTACGAGGCCGTGCGCGCCTTCGCCGAGGAGGTCTCGCGCGAGCACGGCAGCGCCGACGTGCTGGTGAACAACGCGGGCATCGCCATCTGGGGCCGCGTGGAGAGCATGGCGCACGCCGACTGGCGCAAGGTGGTGGACGTGAACCTGATGGGGCCCATCCACGTCATCGAGGCGTTCGTGCCGGGCATGATCGCGGCCGGGCGCGGTGGCCACATCGTGAACGTGTCGTCGGCTGCGGGCCTGTTCGGGCTGCCGTGGCACGCGGCCTACTCGGCCAGCAAGTTCGGGCTGCGCGGGGTGTCCGAGGTGCTGCGCTTCGACCTCGAGCGTCACGGCATCGAGGTGAGCCTGGTGTGCCCCGGTGGCGTGAACACGGGCCTGGTCAGCACGGTGAAGGTGGCCGGCGCCGACCCCAGCAGCCCGGCCTTCCAGCGCTTGCGCGCGCGCTTCGAGAAGCACGCCGTCACCCCGGAGCACGCCGCCGCGTGTATCGTGCGAGGCGTGGAGCGCAACCAGTACATGGTCTACACGTCCGTCGACATCCGCGTGGGGCAGTGGTGGAAGGAAAAGTTCCCGTGGCCCTACGAGCAGGTCATGCGCCGGCTGAACCGCGAGTTCGACGGCGTGGCCGCGAAGCCAGGGGCAGCACCGTGA
- a CDS encoding AraC family transcriptional regulator ligand-binding domain-containing protein has protein sequence MVATRPVQAFIPPRYYAILLDVLGERGHDRPGLLRLAGIPTDAFVGDESYLTLAQVEALVGRACELENTDELGLQVGQRLQLMSHGSLSVAALTSPTIADAVELIVECFALLMPLFALSVHPRGVSTGVRLGVRWPLDPEVERFHTATMSGSLYAQLRFLLGGVLPKDVELDARHPRPPGLPAWVDTIDIALRFDQPHYELRMPTALLSVALPLADKRAHETARRRCLELLAARPDPARVASMVTHALAEHGPPFPDLEGVSRALGLSSRSLRRRLQEEGVSFRELQSHARLAMADQWLADPHRSITDIGLELGYSDAANFSRAFRAARGRTPNEARAELLGTTPRAPT, from the coding sequence ATGGTCGCCACGCGTCCCGTCCAGGCGTTCATCCCGCCGCGCTACTACGCCATCCTGCTGGACGTGCTGGGCGAGCGGGGCCACGACCGCCCCGGGCTGCTACGCCTGGCCGGCATCCCAACAGACGCGTTCGTGGGCGACGAGAGCTACCTGACGCTCGCGCAGGTGGAGGCGCTGGTGGGGCGCGCCTGCGAGCTGGAAAACACCGACGAGCTCGGGCTGCAGGTGGGCCAGCGGCTCCAGCTGATGAGCCACGGCTCGCTCAGCGTGGCCGCGCTGACGTCACCCACCATCGCCGACGCGGTGGAATTGATCGTGGAGTGCTTCGCGCTGCTGATGCCGCTCTTCGCGCTGAGCGTGCACCCGCGTGGGGTCTCCACGGGCGTGCGCCTCGGCGTGCGCTGGCCGCTCGACCCCGAGGTGGAGCGCTTTCACACCGCCACCATGAGCGGCAGCCTGTATGCGCAGCTGCGCTTCCTGCTGGGCGGCGTGCTGCCCAAGGACGTGGAGCTGGACGCGCGACACCCGCGCCCGCCCGGCCTGCCCGCATGGGTGGACACCATCGACATCGCGCTGCGCTTCGACCAGCCGCACTACGAGCTGCGCATGCCCACCGCGCTGCTCAGCGTGGCGCTGCCGCTCGCGGACAAGCGCGCGCACGAGACCGCCCGGCGGCGCTGCCTCGAGCTCTTGGCCGCGCGCCCCGACCCGGCACGGGTGGCCAGCATGGTGACGCACGCGCTCGCCGAACACGGGCCCCCGTTCCCGGACCTCGAGGGCGTCTCGCGCGCGCTCGGGCTGTCCAGCCGCTCGCTGCGGCGCCGCCTGCAGGAAGAGGGCGTCTCGTTCCGTGAGCTGCAGAGCCACGCGCGCCTGGCCATGGCCGATCAGTGGCTCGCGGACCCGCACCGCTCCATCACCGACATCGGCCTCGAGCTGGGCTACTCCGACGCCGCCAACTTCTCGCGCGCCTTCCGCGCCGCGCGCGGTCGCACCCCCAACGAAGCGCGCGCCGAGCTGCTGGGCACCACCCCGCGCGCGCCGACCTGA
- a CDS encoding diiron oxygenase, protein MTTTEATSERTPKSASDVAVRLTKLSRERSWNVYTDIAWPEALSGERYCMAPELMSIWGTEHWDTLTEEQRVRLSLYECANFFSLTLQGERPLVAGLSDRLYSKRVTADATEYLHHFLDEENKHMVMFGMFLNRYVGKVYPEKKVALDRTYAKGEEEVMFFCKALVVEELGDYYNMQMMGDQRIEPIVRELNDLHHRDESRHIAFGRLHLRELSERWLAEWPDEVRVRVQTWLAQYLKASWADFYNPSMYRDAGIPDAFNVRNAILAHPASATLRNTASAKLVRLFVDCGLLTEVPAL, encoded by the coding sequence ATGACCACCACCGAAGCCACCTCCGAACGCACCCCGAAGTCCGCCTCCGACGTCGCCGTGCGCCTGACCAAGCTCTCGCGCGAGCGCTCGTGGAACGTGTACACCGACATCGCCTGGCCCGAGGCGCTGAGCGGCGAGCGGTACTGCATGGCGCCCGAGCTGATGAGCATCTGGGGCACCGAGCACTGGGACACGCTCACCGAAGAGCAGCGCGTGCGGCTGTCACTCTACGAGTGCGCCAACTTCTTCAGCCTCACGCTGCAGGGCGAGCGCCCGCTGGTGGCCGGGCTCAGCGACCGGCTGTACTCGAAGCGCGTCACGGCCGACGCCACGGAGTACCTGCACCACTTCTTGGATGAAGAGAACAAGCACATGGTGATGTTCGGGATGTTCCTGAACCGCTACGTGGGCAAGGTCTATCCCGAGAAGAAGGTGGCGCTCGATCGCACCTACGCCAAGGGCGAAGAAGAGGTCATGTTCTTCTGCAAGGCGCTCGTGGTGGAGGAGCTGGGCGACTACTACAACATGCAGATGATGGGCGACCAGCGCATCGAGCCCATCGTGCGCGAGCTGAACGACCTGCATCACCGCGACGAGTCACGGCACATCGCGTTCGGGCGGCTGCACCTGCGCGAGCTGTCGGAGCGCTGGCTGGCCGAGTGGCCCGACGAGGTGCGCGTGCGCGTGCAGACCTGGCTCGCGCAGTACCTGAAGGCCAGCTGGGCCGACTTCTACAACCCCAGCATGTACCGCGACGCGGGCATCCCGGACGCGTTCAACGTGCGCAACGCCATCCTGGCGCACCCGGCCAGCGCCACCCTGCGCAACACGGCCAGCGCCAAGTTGGTGCGGCTGTTCGTGGACTGCGGGCTGCTGACGGAAGTGCCCGCGCTCTAG
- a CDS encoding 2OG-Fe(II) oxygenase, with translation MMILPLDRERLRAQFRAAKPFPHVVLDNFLDPAQAADVASAYPTFQRARELGDEFKGVNEHGKIQITDASRFPQKVQALNAALGSEGFLADLAYITGIPELRYDPSLAGGGIHVTGPRGRLDVHVDFNYLESQKLYRRLNLLLYLNPTWQEGWGGGVEFWDEGVTRCEQRLTPLLNRCVIFETSERSFHGVEEVRCPPGMVRQSFAVYYYTEAPPKDYRGVDHTTIFRARPDESLKRLVLMPAEKALKQVKAQGDRARRVKERLSRLVSR, from the coding sequence ATGATGATCCTCCCTCTCGACCGCGAGCGCCTGCGCGCGCAGTTCCGGGCCGCCAAGCCCTTCCCCCACGTCGTCCTCGATAACTTCCTGGACCCAGCGCAGGCCGCCGACGTGGCGAGCGCCTACCCCACCTTCCAGCGCGCGCGAGAGCTGGGGGACGAGTTCAAGGGGGTCAACGAGCACGGCAAGATCCAGATCACGGACGCCTCACGCTTCCCGCAGAAGGTGCAGGCGCTCAACGCAGCGCTCGGCTCGGAGGGGTTCCTGGCAGACCTGGCCTACATCACCGGCATTCCGGAGCTGCGGTACGACCCGAGCCTGGCCGGCGGTGGCATTCACGTCACCGGCCCGCGCGGGCGCCTCGATGTGCACGTGGACTTCAACTACCTCGAGTCGCAGAAGCTGTACCGGCGGCTCAACCTGCTGCTGTACCTGAACCCCACGTGGCAAGAGGGCTGGGGCGGCGGCGTCGAGTTCTGGGACGAGGGCGTCACGCGCTGCGAGCAGCGCCTCACCCCGCTGCTGAACCGCTGCGTGATCTTCGAGACCAGCGAGCGCAGCTTCCACGGCGTGGAGGAGGTGCGCTGCCCGCCCGGCATGGTGCGCCAGTCGTTCGCCGTCTACTACTACACGGAGGCGCCGCCCAAGGACTACCGCGGCGTGGATCACACCACCATCTTCCGCGCGCGGCCCGACGAGTCGCTCAAGCGGTTGGTGCTGATGCCCGCCGAGAAGGCGCTGAAGCAGGTCAAGGCCCAAGGCGACCGCGCGCGACGCGTCAAAGAGCGGCTCTCGCGCCTCGTCTCCCGCTGA
- a CDS encoding response regulator gives MSTKGTIVVIDDSEIVLEQIRAELEPLGYAIKTTTQTVGTARLLVGADLVILDMHMPGLHGGQVLENLRAAVEGMSTPPLFYMYTSDPAEEARYREYGFDGAFTQKGNIGSLTRQLGAAMRLIKLKR, from the coding sequence ATGAGCACCAAAGGGACCATAGTCGTCATCGACGACAGCGAGATCGTCCTGGAGCAAATCCGTGCCGAGCTCGAGCCTCTCGGCTACGCCATCAAGACCACCACGCAGACGGTGGGAACCGCGCGGCTGTTGGTGGGTGCGGACCTCGTCATCCTGGACATGCACATGCCCGGCCTGCACGGCGGACAGGTGCTCGAGAACCTGCGCGCGGCGGTCGAGGGCATGAGCACCCCGCCGCTCTTCTACATGTACACCTCGGACCCGGCCGAAGAGGCGCGCTACCGGGAGTACGGCTTCGATGGAGCGTTCACGCAGAAGGGCAACATCGGCTCTCTGACCCGCCAGCTGGGTGCAGCCATGCGCCTGATCAAGCTGAAGCGCTGA
- a CDS encoding HAMP domain-containing protein, which yields METPIKRSFPLAAKLVLGMAIVLAAAALVASSVISEREWARLVDAKVHTVEQIAALFAEFEAAAVYFGDADTLTTDVQRLRETEGVVYGAVWIGDEVAPAAELRVANDGPRAPAPPREQGVTVSEDLVTVARLVRNPDGEVIGVVRIDVTLEAERASHQAATDTIALFASILGLSVALLLWTMLGRMVTGPLGVLASASGDLAQGKLTQVAVRGNDEVARLGRAFNDMAAAIRDRETRIAETSARLQTLLDHMGQVILLFGPDGAVDASRSRQADAFIGTARASDISPLLYPEGSLDIERDAFEMWKDAVFRGGRADWEELLELAPEELAHTTDGRERSYSLLFRPVFEGEQLQRVLLIATDITAQRDLERSVRENERVHQNAVAAMRRLVAGGGQVFVRFLEQTRTRLRRIESGIAESTDVPRSMVGEIFRTMHTLRAEARCFDLEAVGRHAQSIETRLNDLRSAKSGVVIPVTEMNQRIADLRAALDNAEQLFVAQSPVGEAILDQITVRRGDLNTVMSLIPTAAPALRSHLERLAARPFGELVFLVQEAAPRWCERAGVKAQIAIEGRECAVPASLSDVLGGVLSHLVRNAIAHGIELPAERVAAGKPETGTIHVRCEADDAGVRIVVEDDGAGIDEAGLRASAAAKGIAAEGADLVQLVALAGLTSREEVDELSGQGVGLDAVTGDLEAAGYRLSVTTQAGRGTQFRIIKSVKGSP from the coding sequence GTGGAAACCCCGATCAAGCGCTCCTTCCCCTTGGCCGCCAAGCTCGTGCTCGGCATGGCCATCGTGTTGGCTGCGGCAGCCCTCGTGGCCTCCTCGGTCATCTCCGAGCGTGAGTGGGCCCGCCTGGTGGACGCCAAGGTGCACACCGTGGAGCAGATCGCGGCCCTCTTCGCCGAGTTCGAGGCAGCCGCCGTCTACTTCGGGGACGCCGACACGTTGACCACCGACGTTCAACGCCTGCGCGAGACCGAGGGCGTGGTGTATGGGGCGGTCTGGATCGGCGACGAGGTCGCCCCAGCCGCCGAGCTGCGCGTGGCCAACGACGGGCCCCGCGCACCGGCGCCCCCCCGCGAGCAAGGCGTCACCGTGAGTGAAGACCTGGTGACCGTCGCGCGGCTGGTGCGGAACCCGGACGGTGAGGTCATCGGGGTGGTGCGCATCGACGTCACCCTCGAGGCCGAGCGCGCGTCCCACCAAGCCGCGACAGACACCATCGCGCTCTTTGCGTCCATCCTCGGGCTGTCGGTGGCCCTGCTGCTGTGGACCATGCTGGGACGCATGGTGACGGGCCCGCTCGGCGTGCTGGCCAGCGCCTCGGGAGACCTCGCGCAGGGCAAGCTCACGCAAGTCGCGGTGCGCGGCAACGACGAGGTCGCGCGGCTCGGGCGTGCCTTCAACGACATGGCCGCTGCCATCCGCGACCGCGAGACGCGCATCGCCGAGACCTCGGCGCGCCTGCAGACGCTGCTGGACCACATGGGCCAGGTCATCCTGTTGTTCGGTCCGGACGGCGCGGTGGACGCCAGCCGCTCACGGCAGGCCGACGCCTTCATCGGCACGGCGCGGGCCTCCGACATCAGCCCGCTGCTGTACCCCGAGGGCAGCCTCGACATCGAGCGCGACGCGTTCGAGATGTGGAAGGACGCCGTGTTCCGCGGCGGCCGCGCCGACTGGGAAGAGCTGCTGGAGCTCGCCCCCGAGGAGCTGGCGCACACCACGGACGGACGCGAGCGCAGCTACAGCCTGCTGTTTCGGCCCGTGTTCGAGGGCGAGCAGCTGCAGCGCGTGCTCTTGATCGCCACCGACATCACGGCGCAGCGCGACCTCGAGCGCTCGGTGCGCGAGAACGAGCGCGTGCACCAGAACGCGGTGGCCGCCATGCGGCGCCTGGTGGCGGGCGGCGGGCAGGTCTTCGTGCGCTTCCTCGAGCAGACGCGCACGCGCCTGCGCCGCATCGAGTCGGGCATCGCGGAGTCCACCGACGTGCCGCGCTCCATGGTGGGCGAGATCTTCCGCACGATGCACACGCTGCGCGCGGAGGCCCGCTGCTTCGACCTCGAGGCCGTCGGGCGGCACGCGCAGAGCATCGAGACACGCCTCAACGACCTGCGCAGCGCGAAGTCGGGCGTGGTCATCCCCGTCACCGAGATGAACCAGCGCATCGCGGACCTCCGCGCCGCGCTCGACAACGCGGAGCAGCTGTTCGTGGCGCAGAGCCCCGTGGGTGAGGCCATCCTCGATCAGATCACGGTGCGCCGCGGCGACCTCAACACGGTGATGTCGCTGATCCCGACCGCCGCGCCCGCGCTGCGCAGCCACCTCGAGCGCCTGGCCGCGCGCCCCTTCGGCGAGCTGGTCTTCCTGGTGCAAGAGGCCGCGCCGCGCTGGTGCGAGCGAGCAGGCGTGAAGGCCCAGATCGCCATCGAGGGCCGCGAGTGTGCCGTGCCCGCGTCGCTCAGCGATGTGCTGGGCGGTGTGCTCAGCCACCTGGTGCGCAACGCGATCGCGCACGGCATCGAGCTGCCCGCGGAGCGCGTCGCGGCGGGCAAGCCCGAGACGGGCACCATCCACGTGCGCTGCGAAGCGGATGACGCAGGGGTGCGCATCGTGGTGGAGGACGACGGCGCGGGCATCGACGAAGCCGGCCTGCGCGCTTCGGCCGCGGCCAAGGGCATCGCCGCCGAGGGCGCGGACTTGGTCCAGCTGGTGGCGCTGGCCGGCCTCACCAGCCGCGAGGAAGTCGATGAGCTGAGCGGGCAGGGCGTGGGACTAGACGCCGTCACGGGTGACCTGGAGGCTGCGGGCTACCGACTGTCGGTGACAACGCAGGCCGGCCGTGGTACCCAATTTCGGATCATCAAGTCCGTGAAAGGCAGTCCATGA
- a CDS encoding glycosyltransferase family 4 protein, whose amino-acid sequence MRVTFVHKTANFSGGNRVVATYAERLAQRGHQVCVVTGPGERPRPLRKVINRWKGRSFSASDGRSWLDELQLEHRVLTSAGPPRAEDVPDADVIVATWWETAEWIAALPASKGAKAYFLQGVEWTIDDMPRERVRQTWRLPLHKIVIAEFMADIARVDFGDSDLSHVPNAVDTQLFHAPPRERNAVPTVGLMDVGPLAIKGGDITRAALLLAKQQLPELRGVCFGRSHPPPERALPSWVSMQLSPTPEALRALYASCDVFIHASRAEGFGLPLLEAMACRTPVAATPAGAAPELLPSGGGLLVPHDDPAALASALVRVCTLPRDEWRARSDAAFTRATTYTLDDATQRMEAALERAITKTQRGEHARASARGDAGPVPPLASQVHQLAQGMGSRQTDVGEHRLLPALLAAPHVAELAHEVAQCPGSAWTQLTPADQHTPWLRGEHLPTHTRALLDALTHPATLAALEDFAGTSRLLLDPHGREQGVLRGDVSRGPRRSFHVRYQDPPLERRWTLLVPLTEHSLALDDTRTGARERVTLLPGDVLLVAAGLTRVIDTAGLTALVLPLHQAGPIPDGLPSLDEQVLPADAPDTLGRLRQQFARHATQARARQQRELARLRERFLGLY is encoded by the coding sequence ATGCGCGTCACCTTCGTGCACAAGACCGCCAACTTCTCGGGGGGCAACCGCGTGGTGGCCACGTACGCGGAGCGCTTGGCCCAGCGCGGCCACCAGGTGTGCGTCGTGACCGGCCCGGGCGAGCGCCCGCGTCCGCTGCGCAAGGTCATCAACCGCTGGAAGGGGCGCTCGTTCTCGGCGAGCGACGGGCGCAGCTGGCTGGACGAGCTGCAGCTCGAGCATCGTGTGCTCACGAGCGCCGGGCCACCGCGCGCCGAGGACGTGCCCGATGCCGATGTGATCGTGGCCACGTGGTGGGAGACGGCCGAGTGGATCGCCGCGCTGCCGGCCAGCAAGGGCGCGAAGGCGTACTTCCTGCAGGGTGTCGAGTGGACCATCGACGACATGCCGCGCGAGCGCGTGCGCCAGACCTGGCGCCTGCCGCTGCACAAGATCGTGATCGCGGAGTTCATGGCGGACATCGCGCGGGTGGACTTCGGCGACAGCGACCTCTCGCACGTGCCCAACGCCGTGGACACGCAGCTGTTCCACGCGCCTCCGCGAGAGCGCAACGCGGTGCCCACGGTGGGGCTCATGGACGTGGGGCCGCTGGCCATCAAGGGTGGCGACATCACACGGGCGGCGCTCTTGCTCGCCAAGCAACAGCTGCCCGAGCTGCGTGGCGTGTGCTTCGGGCGCTCGCACCCGCCACCCGAGCGGGCGCTTCCCAGCTGGGTGAGCATGCAGCTGTCGCCCACGCCCGAGGCCCTGCGCGCGCTGTATGCGAGCTGCGACGTGTTCATCCATGCTTCGCGCGCGGAGGGCTTTGGCCTGCCGCTGCTGGAGGCCATGGCCTGTCGCACCCCAGTGGCCGCTACCCCCGCAGGCGCCGCGCCCGAGCTGCTGCCCAGCGGCGGCGGGCTGTTGGTGCCACACGATGACCCCGCCGCGCTGGCGAGCGCCCTGGTGCGTGTCTGCACGCTCCCGCGCGACGAATGGCGTGCGCGCTCCGACGCCGCATTCACACGCGCCACTACCTACACGCTGGATGATGCCACGCAGCGCATGGAGGCGGCCCTCGAGCGCGCCATCACGAAGACGCAGCGCGGCGAGCACGCGCGAGCCAGCGCACGTGGCGACGCGGGCCCCGTGCCGCCGCTGGCGAGCCAAGTGCACCAGCTGGCACAAGGCATGGGCTCACGGCAGACCGACGTGGGGGAGCACCGCCTGCTCCCCGCGCTGCTCGCGGCTCCACACGTGGCCGAGCTAGCGCACGAGGTCGCGCAGTGCCCCGGCTCGGCGTGGACGCAACTGACGCCCGCCGACCAGCACACGCCCTGGCTCCGTGGCGAGCACCTCCCCACCCACACCCGCGCGCTGCTGGACGCGCTGACGCACCCGGCCACGCTCGCGGCGCTGGAAGACTTCGCGGGCACCTCGCGGCTGCTGCTGGACCCGCACGGGCGCGAGCAGGGCGTGTTGCGCGGCGACGTGTCGCGTGGCCCCCGGCGCAGCTTTCACGTGCGCTATCAGGATCCACCGCTCGAGCGCCGCTGGACGCTGCTGGTGCCGCTGACCGAGCACTCGCTCGCGCTCGACGACACACGCACGGGCGCCCGTGAGCGCGTGACGCTGCTGCCTGGCGATGTGCTGCTGGTGGCCGCAGGGCTCACGCGCGTGATCGACACGGCGGGACTCACCGCGCTGGTGCTGCCCCTCCATCAGGCGGGCCCCATCCCGGACGGGCTGCCGAGCCTCGACGAGCAGGTGCTGCCCGCGGACGCACCGGACACTCTCGGCCGCCTGCGTCAGCAGTTCGCGCGGCACGCCACCCAGGCTCGCGCGCGGCAGCAACGCGAACTCGCGCGCCTGCGCGAGCGCTTCCTGGGCCTCTACTGA
- a CDS encoding oligosaccharide flippase family protein translates to MSDSVTDTAPPAEEHPFEGRAERGALWVVVGYGGAQLIRLLGNLILTRLLFEEAFGVMALMSTVLQGLELFSDIGIGPSLIQNERQDDSFVNTAWTMQAARGVAIWLVACAVALPFASFYGEAQLAWLLPLVSTTALFAGFNSTKLFTLNRQLDVRRIEISLIIAQVAGLVVMVAWALVDRSVLALVAGALTTNVVRMVLSHTYLPGIRNRFTWERPAAQTLVRFGRWIFVSTLLTFLAGQADRLVFGRLVPLDRLGVYYIGVVIATLPSEALSRLSMQIIFPVYSRVRERDGHFRDVFESIRTPLMILAAWAFAGLIAGGPTAVDLLYDDRYQEAGWAVQLLAAGGFLLVLGNTYGAALLAADMPRGVAAGSFAKVLAMAVLIPLGFYVGEAQQVGLGFPGAVLGYAASEAVRYVVCTAACRSLGVTGVRNDVRLTLVVATVGGLGAVFEWWLRDVGVHVVLRSGLIALVVSLAFVPLAGPLLRERLARRRAHRAAPAEVRG, encoded by the coding sequence GTGAGTGACAGCGTGACGGACACCGCTCCCCCTGCAGAAGAGCACCCGTTCGAAGGGCGCGCCGAGCGTGGTGCCCTCTGGGTGGTGGTGGGCTACGGCGGCGCGCAGCTCATCCGGCTGCTGGGCAACCTGATCCTCACGCGCCTGCTGTTCGAAGAGGCCTTCGGCGTCATGGCGCTGATGTCCACGGTGCTGCAGGGCCTCGAGCTCTTCAGCGACATCGGCATCGGCCCGAGCCTCATCCAGAACGAGCGCCAGGACGACTCGTTCGTGAACACCGCCTGGACCATGCAGGCGGCTCGCGGCGTGGCCATCTGGCTGGTGGCCTGCGCCGTGGCGCTGCCGTTCGCGTCGTTCTACGGCGAGGCGCAGCTGGCGTGGCTGCTGCCGCTGGTGTCCACCACCGCGCTCTTCGCGGGCTTCAACTCCACCAAGCTGTTCACGCTCAACCGCCAGCTGGACGTGCGCCGCATCGAGATCTCGCTGATCATCGCGCAGGTCGCGGGGCTCGTGGTCATGGTGGCCTGGGCGCTGGTGGACCGGTCGGTGCTGGCGTTGGTGGCCGGCGCGCTCACCACCAACGTGGTGCGCATGGTGCTCAGCCACACCTACCTGCCGGGCATCCGCAACCGCTTCACCTGGGAGCGGCCCGCTGCGCAGACGCTGGTGCGCTTCGGCCGCTGGATCTTCGTGAGCACGCTGCTCACCTTCCTGGCCGGGCAGGCGGACCGGCTGGTGTTCGGGCGCTTGGTGCCGCTCGACCGCCTGGGCGTCTACTACATCGGCGTGGTCATCGCGACCCTCCCGAGCGAGGCGCTCAGCCGGCTGTCCATGCAGATCATCTTCCCGGTCTACAGCCGCGTGCGCGAGCGCGACGGGCACTTCCGCGACGTGTTCGAGAGCATCCGCACGCCGCTCATGATCCTGGCCGCCTGGGCCTTTGCCGGGCTCATCGCAGGAGGCCCCACGGCGGTGGACCTGCTCTACGACGACCGCTACCAAGAGGCCGGCTGGGCCGTGCAGCTCTTGGCCGCCGGCGGCTTTCTGCTGGTGCTCGGCAACACCTACGGCGCGGCGCTGCTGGCCGCCGACATGCCGCGAGGCGTGGCCGCCGGGTCGTTCGCCAAGGTGCTGGCCATGGCGGTGCTCATCCCGCTCGGGTTCTACGTGGGCGAAGCGCAGCAGGTGGGGCTCGGCTTCCCCGGCGCGGTGCTGGGCTACGCGGCATCGGAGGCGGTGCGCTATGTGGTGTGCACGGCCGCGTGTCGCTCGCTGGGCGTGACGGGCGTGCGCAACGACGTGCGCCTCACGTTGGTGGTCGCAACGGTGGGAGGCCTCGGCGCGGTGTTCGAGTGGTGGCTGCGCGATGTGGGTGTGCACGTGGTGCTGCGCTCGGGGTTGATCGCGCTCGTGGTCTCGCTGGCGTTCGTGCCCCTCGCTGGCCCCCTGCTGCGCGAGCGCCTGGCGCGGCGACGTGCGCATCGCGCCGCTCCGGCGGAGGTCCGAGGTTAG